A genomic stretch from Coffea arabica cultivar ET-39 chromosome 10c, Coffea Arabica ET-39 HiFi, whole genome shotgun sequence includes:
- the LOC113714421 gene encoding probable serine/threonine protein kinase IRE4 isoform X4 — protein MKELLRSLHSRFDAAKEVVNTELDCFSKELMEILQDDSLSQEGHRMAEQLLILAQECTEMAASKFRTKCEEIVQDLTAKRQQCQAGLLKWLLTRMLFILTRCTRLLHFEKDAEPVDGKSLHKFQECLKSIPSIEVNWFVNQEMAGSESDYAINLKNDSKRNLQKRNHAYTLFRPSQHRFEAAVQQVDAMFPKDFTSIGQNLPSETSRVLPNVQEVDELGGRFSEKSTNRASINVSKEQENYMEDSNLVICRICEELVPITHLESHSYICAYADKCYLNSLDVNERLIRLAELLEQLVESRNLSIQATDESPEYSRMQLADSAVASEVYSPKVNEFRNRGMDGMFEDIHEMDTACIEDSQIASFINSKGYWGSKLNLYGPPSSTGSMTSASSTNTPRAGSFDLFWLDHNNPSELEDVKQMADLADIARCVAGTDLSDEGSNEFLLACMEDLQDVLQQSKLRALVVDTFGGRIENLLREKFLLACNLVDPKSDIQRPESAKMLLDNGSQSSTISTPSHPLHKERTSIDDFEIIKPISRGAFGKVYLARKRTTGDLFAIKVLKKMDMLRKNDIDRILAERNILITVRNPFVVRFFYSFTSTDHLYLVMEYLNGGDLYSLLQKVGCLEEDVARIYISELVLALEYLHSLGIVHRDLKPDNILIAHDGHIKLTDFGLSKIGLMNSTSDLSRCETKENNVSGDHGQNNPDTVDRCQRSAVGTPDYLAPEILLGTQHGYAADWWSVGIILFELITGFPPFTAELPEIIFDNILNRSIPWPSVPIEMSHEAQDLIDRFLDHDPDLRLGAKGASEVKAHPFFRGVDWDNLALQKAAFVPQPESMDDTSYFVSRYNSIGLQDDGDCSDTASDVSDLCSNSGLEKMDECGDLAEFDSSPLDLSSINFSFKNLSQLASINHDVLLQGGKDSSKCSSPSRNPEK, from the exons ATGAAG GAGCTGCTCAGATCATTGCATTCAAGGTTCGATGCTGCCAAAGAAGTGGTCAACACAGAGCTTGACTGTTTCTCAAAGGAGTTAATGGAGATACTGCAGGATGATTCCTTGTCGCAGGAAGGTCATAGAATGGCAGAGCAACTTCTCATTCTTGCCCAAGAATGCACTGAAATGGCCGCCTCCAAGTTTCGAACCAAATGTGAAGAGATTGTCCAAGATTTGACTGCAAAGAGGCAGCAATGTCAAGCAGGATTGTTGAAATGGTTGTTGACACGCATGCTTTTCATATTGACAAGGTGCACAAGATTGTTGCATTTTGAGAAGGATGCTGAGCCAGTTGATGGAAAATCTCTCCACAAGTTCCAAGAATGTTTGAAAAGCATTCCTTCTATTGAAGTAAATTGGTTTGTCAATCAAGAGATGGCTGGTTCTGAGTCAGATTATGCTATAAACCTTAAGAATGATTCTAAAAGAAACCTTCAGAAGAGAAATCATGCGTATACTCTCTTTCGACCTTCCCAGCACAGGTTTGAAGCAGCTGTTCAACAGGTTGATGCAATGTTTCCAAAAGATTTCACGAGCATTGGACAAAATTTACCTTCTGAGACCTCCCGTGTCCTTCCCAATGTCCAAGAAGTGGATGAATTGGGTGGCAGATTTAGTGAAAAATCAACTAACAGAGCTAGCATTAACGTGTCTAAGGAGCAGGAAAATTATATGGAGGATTCTAATCTAGTAATATGCAGGATATGTGAGGAACTCGTTCCTATTACTCATCTGGAGTCTCATTCATATATATGTGCCTATGCAGACAAATGTTATCTGAATTCTTTAGATGTAAATGAGCGTCTTATAAGACTTGCAGAGCTACTGGAACAGCTAGTAGAGTCTCGTAATCTCAGCATTCAAGCTACAGATGAGAGCCCTGAATATTCAAGGATGCAATTAGCAGATTCTGCAGTAGCATCTGAAGTTTATTCGCCTAAGGTAAATGAATTCCGGAATAGGGGGATGGATGGGATGTTTGAGGATATTCATGAGATGGACACTGCCTGTATAGAAGATTCCCAAATCGCAAGTTTTATTAACTCCAAAGGCTACTGGGGCAGCAAGCTCAATCTTTATGGTCCACCTTCTTCAACTGGGAGCATGACATCAGCCTCATCAACAAATACTCCTAGGGCTGGAAGTTTTGACCTATTCTGGCTAGATCACAATAATCCATCTGAGTTGGAGGATGTAAAACAG ATGGCTGACCTTGCGGACATTGCTCGCTGTGTGGCAGGCACTGATCTTTCAGATGAAGGATCCAATGAATTTCTACTTGCTTGCATGGAAGATTTGCAGGATGTACTGCAACAGAGCAAGCTCAGAGCTCTTGTTGTAGATACGTTCGGTGGTCGAATAGAAAATCTTCTGCG AGAGAAATTTTTACTTGCTTGCAATCTGGTGGACCCAAAAAGTGATATTCAGCGTCCAGAAAGTGCCAAAATGCTGCTGGATAATGGATCTCAGAGTAGTACAATCTCTACACCTTCACATCCCTTGCATAAAGAACGAACaagtattgatgattttgaaatTATCAAGCCCATCAGTAGGGGAGCCTTTGGTAAAGTCTATCTGGCTCGAAAGCGAACAACTGGGGATTTGTTTGCAATTAAG GTGCTCAAGAAAATGGACATGTTGCGGAAGAATGATATTGACCGTATTTTGGCAGAGCGAAACATCTTGATAACTGTACGGAATCCTTTTGTG GTTCGGTTCTTCTATTCATTTACCAGTACGGACCATCTTTACTTGGTAATGGAATACCTAAATGGTGGAGATTTGTACTCTTTGCTTCAGAAAGTTGGTTGCCTTGAAGAAGATGTGGCTCGTATATATATTTCAGAATTG GTCCTTGCATTGGAATACCTTCATTCTCTGGGAATTGTGCATCGTGATCTGAAACCAGACAACATATTAATTGCACATGATGGGCATATCAAG CTTACAGATTTTGGGCTGTCAAAGATTGGTCTTATGAACAGTACAAGTGATTTATCAAGATGTGAGACAAAGGAAAATAATGTTTCGGGTGATCATGGTCAGAACAATCCAGATACTGTTGATAGATGTCAGCGATCAGCTGTTGGCACTCCAGACTACTTGGCACCTGAAATTCTTCTTGGAACACAACATG GTTATGCGGCAGACTGGTGGTCTGTTGGAATTATACTATTTGAACTCATTACAGGATTTCCACCGTTCACTGCTGAACTTCCAGAG ATAATCTTTGACAATATACTAAACAGGAGTATTCCTTGGCCTTCTGTTCCTATTGAGATGTCCCACGAAGCCCAAGACTTGATTGACAG GTTTCTTGACCATGACCCAGATCTGCGGCTTGGAGCAAAGGGAGCATCAGAG GTCAAAGCACATCCCTTTTTCAGGGGAGTTGACTGGGACAATCTAGCTTTACAAAAG GCTGCCTTTGTACCACAACCTGAAAGTATGGATGACACAAGCTATTTTGTCTCCCGGTATAATTCGATTGGACTACAGGATGATGGGGATTGTAGTGATACTGCTTCTGATGTTTCTGATTTGTGCTCAAATTCTGGGCTTGAG AAGATGGACGAATGTGGTGATCTTGCTGAGTTCGATTCTTCTCCTCTTGATCTTTCTTCGattaatttttccttcaag AATTTGTCGCAGCTGGCATCCATCAATCATGATGTGCTGTTACAGGGAGGAAAGGACTCGTCAAAGTGCTCTTCGCCAAGCAGAAATCCAGAAAAATAG